The genomic region CTGCTCTGCTTCCTGGCGGGCACACACATACTCATGGCGGCCGTGCCCCTCACCACCTTCGCCGTGGTGCAGCTCCGGCGCCAGGCCTCCTCCGACTATGACTGGAACGAGAGCATCTGCAAGGTGTTTGTGTCCACCTACTACACACTGGCCCTGGCCACCTGCTTCACAGTCGCCTCCCTCTCCTACCATCGCATGTGGATGGTGCGTTGGCCCGTCAACTACCGTCTCAGCAACGCCAAGAAGCAGGCGCTGCACGCCGTCATGGGCATCTGGATGGTCAGCTTCATCCTCTCTACGCTGCCCTCCATTGGCTGGCACAACAATGGCGAGCGCTACTACGCCCGTGGCTGCCAGTTCATAGTCTCCAAGATTGGCCTGGGCTTTGGCGTCTGCTTCAGCCTCTTGCTACTTGGGGGCATTGTCATGGGGTTGGTCTGTGTGGCCATCACCTTCTACCAGACGTTGTGGGCCCGGCCCCGGAGGGCTCGGCTGGCCCggcgagcgggggtggggggcggggccaAGGGGGGTGGGCCAGGGGCGTTGGGTACCCGGCCAGCTTTTGAGGTGCCAGCCATTGTGGTGGAGGATGCCAGAGGGAAGCGGCGGTCCTCGCTGGACGGCTCTGAGTCGGCCAAGACATCCCTGCAGGTCACCAACTTGGTCAGCGCCATCGTCTTTCTCTATGACTCACTCACAGGGGTGCCCATCTTGGTGAGATTGGGGTCCCCCGCCTGCTCTTCCCAATATCCAGGCCCCAGCACAATCACCTGACCTCCAAGTCCATCCGCCATACAGCAGCTCTGCCATCCACCTTCCTCTCTTCTGCCCACCCCCGCTAGATCTGTGAGCCCCCCACCTCCATCATCCATCTCCTCGTTCCCATTACCCCCAGCCTCGTTGTCTGTTTTCCAGTTTCTACTACTCAACTCCACCACCCATCCTCCAGCTCCACCATCTATCCTGCGGCTCCACGCTTCGGCCCCCAGCCCTACCATCCAGCAGCCCAGCTCGTCTCCATTCCCTAACACTCTTGGGATATACCACAGGGTCTCTGAGCACTCCGGTGGAAAGCCCAGAGAGCTCACCCCACCACCCCCGCTTTTTGCATCCCCATCTAGTCCCGATTCCCAAATTTCTCTCTGTGTTCAACTTTTCTGTACCACgtctgcttctgtccctctgGACCTCAGGGCTTTGTCTCCAGTCCTTGCCCCCGACCTTCCTCTGAATCAGGCGCTTGCCCTCTGTTGGTCCCATCTCCACCTCCGACTTTGCCTCTGTCCTGAGCCTCTGTGAACTGGGCCATCCCTTCCTTCTTGCCCAGCCACTGCACTAGAACACTGGATCCGGGGCCCAGGGGACCTCTGGGCGCTGGGTCGTGACCCCGCGCCATTCCCCATCCTCCCGCTAGGTGGTGAGCTTCTTCTCCCTTAAGTCGGACTCGGCCCCGCCGTGGATGGTGCTGGCTGTGCTGTGGTGCTCCATGGCACAGACGCTGCTGCTGCCCTCCTTCATCTGGTCCTGCGAGCGCTACCGGGCCGACGTGCGCACGGTGTGGGAGCAGTGCGTGGCCATCATGTCCGAGGAGGAAGGCGACGACGGTCAGAGGAGGGACTGGGCTTTGGCTTTCCCGGGCTTCGGCTCCCTTTTCTGCCGGCCCTTCCCTGTGTGGGGACGGGCTGCCCTGGAGTGCCCCCTGCTGGACGGAACCGGCGCCGCCCGTGGGCTGACTCCCTTTCCCTAATCCCGCACCCCTATGTACACCCATCGCTTCCTTCTGCGCCCAGGGCTCCCTCCACCCGGCCGCGGCTTCCCTCTGGAAGCCCACACTACCCAGCTCTGCCTCCACTCTCCAGGCCGAGTGCCTGAGAAACAGTCCAGAGTCCTAACGCAACCGTAAAGGAAGGCTGTGGAACTAAGGGGACGCTAAGCTCCCTGAGAGAGACCCCCAGCTATAGGGACAGTTCTTGGGGTGGGGTTGCGGCTGTTTCAATAAACATGTCTATATGTATGGAGCACTAGGGACTTAGCAATGAATGCAACAGACGTTAGGCACTCTTGCTTTTCCTCTTGGAGCTTACAGGCTCGTGGGAACAGGATTCTCCCGGGAGCTTGTAAAGGGGGCAGGAGGTTttaaagggggtgggggtggggaggggagtgggcgtTCCCTGTCTGTAACCACcctgccccttttctctcctcctagATGGGGGCTGTGATGACTATGCAGACGGCCGAGTGTGCAAAGTGCGCTTTGATGCTAATGGTGCCACAGGACCAGGGGGCAGGGACCCCTCCCAGGTGAAGCTGCTGCCTGGAAGGCACATGCTCTTTCCCCCTCTTGAGAGGGTCCACTACTTACAGGTATGGGGCTAGGGAGTGCACCTCCTGTTCTGGGTACCCCCTTACTACCTGTCTCCAATCTCTGCTGACCATCCCGACTCCCCACTCCCTAGCCCTGGCCTGCAGGGCACCTAAGGGGTAGGTGAAAGAAACGTGTGGCAAGAGAGGCTCCCCTTCAGACCTCTCAGAACCAGGTTTGCCCATCACAGGATGTTTTCCAAAAGTTTAAGGGGGTGGGACCATCTTACCGAGTCCCTACTTTGGTTcctgcctctacccctgcttgGTCCCTATAGCACCTCTGGGTCTGCTGGCTCCTCTCCCCAGGTCCCTCTGTCCCGCCGTCTGTCCCACGATGAGACCAACATCTTCTCTACTCCTCGGGCACCAGGCTCCATCCTGCATAAGTGGTCATCCTCTGATGACATCCGGGTCCTCCCGGCCCAGAGCCGAGCCCTGGGGGGCCCTCCTGAGTACCTGGGACGAAGACAAAGGCTGGAAgatgaggaggatgaggaggaagctGAAGGTGGGGGGCTGGCCAGCCTTCGCCAATTCTTGGAGGGTGGGATGTTGGGGTCAGGTGGGGGACCCCCACGGGGTCCTGGCTTCTTCCGGGAAGAGATCACCACCTTCATTGATGAGACACCTCTGCCTTCTCCAACTGCTTCGCCAGGGCCCTCTCCTCGCCGGCCCAGGCCCCTGGGCCTCTCACCCCGCAGGCTCTCCCTTGGGTCCCCTGACAGCAGAGCCGTTGGACTTCCTTTGGGGTTAAGTGCAGGGAGACGCTGCTCCCTGACAGGAGGTGAGGGGAGTGCAAGACCTTGGGGAGGATCCTGGGGCCCAGGTAACCCCATTTTCCCCCAGCTGACCCTGTGAGCCCAAGTGGGCCTGCGGGACTCAGGGGAGGGGCCCTGAGTAACACCAGTTCTGGCCCTAAGCTTAGGGCAGCTGCCTCCAGACTCCGTGGAGGTGGGCACTGGATCTGGGGCCTGGAGCCCCCTGCTGTCTCTCATCTCAATGACCAGATGCCCTAACTCACCTTCCATCACCCTTAGCAAACCGTATTAAAGCCTGAAGTGTTACCATGGAAACCTTGGTGTCCTGTGTGCTAGGGTGGCAGAGGGTATGGTGGGAGGCTCAGGGGTGGAAAGGCTCATAAAGGACAAAATAGAGCAGGGGCAGTGACCAGAGGCCCAGAAATACACGTGGAAAAAGACAAACTCAAACATGAAGACATAACAGAGGGACAGGCTTATAATAAGAGCATCTTGtggcaaccctgtcgggacccctctcactcctgagagctttttctgtatccttgatTAATAAACTTCTGTCActttactcacacacacacacacacacacaaaaaaaagagcaTCTTGTGCTGGGCATGGGCATGGGGAGACAATCTAGTTTGCCGCTTTGGGGTGTGAAGGATCTCTGTCCGGATTTGCGGAAGTAGTTTCAGAGTGTGATTCCATGTGCCATGCCCCAACTCTCCTTCCCCCAAATCCACCTAGACCTCACTTTCTGGGCAGGAAAGGATTTGGGCCTGAGTTGGTGTCACAGGCCCGCATCCCATGCTGCATTCTAAGGCTCAGTTTGCAAAAGTGGGTGTGGGTAGATGTGTGGGAGGCATCCACTCTCCTTGTCCTGGACccaagagtgggggtgggggaggcacagagCGGAGGGGAACACAGCTACAGTAGTTACTCTGAGGCCAGGGGCCTCAGGGGTTGGAGTCAAGGGTCCGAAGAGGCTccccatgctgttttccaaagcacCAGTCCCGCTCCAGTGCCAGCCGTTTGCCATCTGCTCTTCAGGGCCTGTTTCTCGTCCCACACCGTCCCTCGTCTTAAAGACTGCTGTCTCCACTTTCTGCCAGGCTTCCCGACGTCTCTGGCTCTCATATTGGCCTCTCCCAGGGCTGAGCCTGGGCCGCATCGGCTCTCCTTGGCTCCCGctcattccttctctcttcctctcctccctcctctccatctctccttcctttcccctccctctcccttcccccttccctctctctctctccccctctcggCTCCCGCATTCCGCTTCGGCAGCCGGCCGGCGCCCCTGGCACCATGCTCCGGCTCCTCcggttgctgctgctgctgctgctgctgcccccgCCGGGGTCCCCCGAGCCCCCGGGCCTGGCCCCGCTGTCCCCGGGGGCGCCCCCGCAGGCCCCGGACTTGCTCTACGCCGACGGGCTGCGCGCCTACGCGGCCGGGGCTTGGGCGCGGGCCGTGGCGCTGCTGCGGGAGGCGCTGCGGAGCCAGGCGGCGCTGGGCCGCGCGCGCCACGACTGCGGGGCGCGCTGTGCGGCCGAGCCGGGGGCCGCGCTCCCCGCCGTGCTGCTTGACGCCCCGGGGCCTGACTCCGGGCCCGGCCCGGCGCGGGGGACCTGGGAGCGGCTGCTGCTCCGCGCGGCGCTCCGCCGGGCCGAGTGCCTGACCCAGTGCGGGGCGCAGAGGCTGGGCCCCGGGGGCGCGGCGCGGCTCCGCGTGGGGAGCGCGCTGCGGGACGCCTTCCGCCGCCGGGAGCCCTACAACTACCTGCAGAGGGCCTACTATCAGGTGCGGGAGCCGCCCGGGCCCCTTCGGGGATCCCGCCCCGACCCACGCTGCGCCGCTACTTGGAGCTCGCCGGGAGAGGGCGGAATGCCGGCGCCCGgactccgggggggggggcgctcggGGGCGGTCGGCGGACCTCTCCTTTTGAGTCTGTCCCATCCAAACCACGCCAAATACCCATTGAGGTCGCCGAGGGACAGCCTAAGGGAGATTGGGAGCAAAGCTGGAGCGGGGCTGGATGGGTTCCTGAGGCGGGGTGGAAGGAGATCGGAGATGGAGGGAAGGGGCCTGAAACGTTAGGTCTTACTAAGACCTACGTGGGATGATAGTGAAGcggaggggatggggggaagcCCGCCGCTGCACAGGaagcacggggcgggggggaattGAGTGTGAGCCTTTGCGGGGCAGGGGCAAGGCTGAGGAGCCGAGAGGCCGGgcgtggggggggcgggcagtggACGCTGCGCAGCTACCAGTTCGGTAGCTATAGCCTAcgtggctggggggggggcggggggctggccaCACACACCTCAGCCCAGGGTCCTAGAGACCAGCGGGTTTTGCTGGTGGCTCAGgtctcccccacttccccacctCACTTAGCCATCAATTGCACCTTGTCTCCCAAACGGAGGCCCTGAGGTCCCTCTGTCAATACCGCAGCCACTCCAAAGTCTTCAGACCCCTCTTCTCTGAGCTCCCCCGGCATACTGGTTTCTAGGAGCGCTGGAGGTTGGGAAGTGGGCAGTTCTGACTGACAAGTCTTCCAGAAAGCTCTGGCGCAGTTCCAGATGTGTGTgtggcccgggggggggggggggggggggggggggggggaggcggcgAGTGAGCCAGCAGAGGTCCAACACCCCTACCTGAGGGCACTGACTCCCTCATCCTTTGTGCTTCTCAGCTGAAGAAGTTGGACCTGGCAGCTGCCGCAGCACACACCTTCTTTGTAGCAAACCCAACACACTTGCAGATGCGGGAGGACATGGCTAAGTACAGACGCATGTCTCGGGTGCGGCCCCAGAGCTTCCGGGACCTGGAGACACCACCACACTGGGTGAGACCCCTTGGCCAGATACACAGGGTTCACTGGACTGGGATCTGTGTGGCTCAGGCATCAGGAGACGTGGGTACTGTCCTCAGTAAGCCTGGATGGAGAGTCCCTCTCTGGGGCTTGGTTTTCTTCCCGAGGATCACTAAAGTCCCTTGTTCGACCATTCTGATCCCGAGGCCCACCCTATATTCCCCAAGGTGAAGTGGGACCTGGAGTCCACACCCCAGATGAGACCAAcacccctccccttctttctgcCTCCCAATCTTGTCTGGCACCCTGCCTCCGGGAGCTCAGGTGActgcccactcccctcccccatagGCAGCCTATGACGATGGCCTGGAGCTACTGGGGCGCCAGGAGGCAGGACTGGCACTGCCCAGGCTAGAGGAGGCCCTGCAGGAGAGCCTGGCCCAGATGGAGAGCTGCCGGGCTGGCTGTGAGGGGCccgaggagcagcagagggaggaagaggaggaggaaggggccggGAGCCAGGGGGGCCTCTATGAGACCATTGCAGGTAATGGGGATGCAGGTAATGGGGATTCCCGGCCCCACAGAGAGGAGCGTCACGAGCTCAATGGGTGACGTGTGTTGTCTGCAGGGCACTGGATTCGGGTCCTGCAGTGCCGGCAGCGCTGTGTGGGGGACACGGCCACGCGTCCTGGACGCAGCTTCCCTGTCCCTGACTTCCTTCCCAGCCAGCTGAGGCGGCTTCACGAGGCCCATGCTCAGGGTCAGTTGGGGAAGGCTGGGCGCTGGGGGTGACGGGGGTTGGAAACAGGGGAAGTGAAGGTTTGTCTCTGATGGTATCCTGAGCcccatctctccatccctcctGTCTGTCTCTGGATCTGTAGTTGGTCAGGAGGACTCTCATTTGCTCTCCTTTGGTGCCGTTGTGGAAAGCTCAGGAGATGGGTCCCAGGGCTCCTTCTGCCCTTGCGGCTTCTCACCTTCCTTTaactcccttctctcttcctcccctttgaaCTCTGCCTATCCAGCTCAGGTATGTTTGAGTAAGCTTTGGAAAGAAGCAATGGATGAGTGTGCCTGCCAGGTGGGATGGGGGCTTTGGAGTTGTTTGGCATCGGGAGACCACCTTCTCTGGCTCTGCCCAGGGACCACTGTCCTTCTCAGTCTCCGTGCCCCACCCTGCCCTATTACTGTGTCTCCAGTGGGGAATCTGTCCCAGGCTATGGAAAATGTCCTGAGTGTTCTGCTCTTCTACCCGGAGGATGAGCCTGCCAAGAAGGCTCTGAACGAGTACCAGGCCCAGCTGGGAGAGCCGAGACCTGGCCTCGGGCCAAGAGAGGTGATCCTCTGCTCCATACTTACCCTAAATCAAATAGACCTGAGAAGTAACCTGGACTCTGTACCCCCTTTTAGTCACCGCAGGCAACCCCAAGTCCAGCATCTGATttgtctcccctccctgctccccactgcAGACTCGACTTTCTGAGTCCAGGTGGCAGCCCATCCGCCCTTGCCTTCACCTCACCCCCCTTATGTGCCCTCCTGTCCCACAGGCATATGCGCAtaacccccccccgccccccaccttgaGCCCAGATGCCCTGAAGCTGTTGAACAGGATGGCACATGGAAGGGTTTAGGAGCATGCAGGCTGTCCCCTAGAACCGGGGGCTGCCAGGCTCTCCTCCAGCCTTAACTTCCCTGCCCCACTCTACTTCTCGTCTCACccctttctccctgctcccaccctgcCTCAGGACATCCAGCACTTCATCCTTCGATCcttgggggagaagagacagctctACTATGCCATGGAGCATCTGGGGGCCAGCTTCAAGGATCCTGTGAGTATCTCCCCTTGTCCCCATTTTGCCGCTCAGTGCTCCCCCAGGAGGAAGAGAACAGTGATGCCCTACATTTGTGTCACTGTGGTTTGCAACAAGGCTTCCCATTTCCCACACCCCTGGGAGGCTTGGAGAGGTGTCTGCAATGTCTCAGGGACAGAGGCAGGTACCTGTAGGAGAGGGCCGCTTTGGGGTTATGCAGGCCTAAGTGTTGGTCTCTTCTCTGCCATAAACAAGCTCTGGACCTTCACTTGCctcagcctcaatttccttacctgtaaaatgggcacatcAGATCTATCTCATAGAGTGCTTGACGCTGTATCATTTGCTACATGGTAGAGAAGGCTCTACTCTTGCTGTTGCTTTGGTTACTGTTCTTTTTGTGGTAGttatgaggaaactgaagggCAGAGGGTTTGTTCACTGCTAGGACAATAACGTAAGGCATTTTCTCAACCGTCTTGGCACCATTGAAATTTTTTACCTGATCATTCTTtgtaggggagaggaagggggcttGCCTAGGCATTGTGGGATGTTCAGCAgcttccctggcctctgcccagtaGCTGTCAATAGCATTCTCTGagtcatgacaatcaaaaatgtttccagacgtCACCTAAtatcccctgggggggggggcaaaatcTCCCTGGTTGAGAACTGCTGGCTCAAAGCGTGGGCTCTAAAGCTAGttcagtatgtatgtatgtatgtatgtatgtatgttaagtaggctccacacccaacatggggctggaactcgggaccccaaaatcaagagtcacatgctctacaacTGAGCCACGAGGTGCCCCTCTAAAGAATCCCAAATCTGtcgcttactagctgtgtgatcttgggcatgttactttacctctctgtgtcttAGAGTCTTCAACTGCAAA from Halichoerus grypus chromosome 6, mHalGry1.hap1.1, whole genome shotgun sequence harbors:
- the GPR162 gene encoding putative G-protein coupled receptor 162, with translation MARGGAGAEEASLRSNALSWLACGLLALLANAWIILSISAKQQKHKPLELLLCFLAGTHILMAAVPLTTFAVVQLRRQASSDYDWNESICKVFVSTYYTLALATCFTVASLSYHRMWMVRWPVNYRLSNAKKQALHAVMGIWMVSFILSTLPSIGWHNNGERYYARGCQFIVSKIGLGFGVCFSLLLLGGIVMGLVCVAITFYQTLWARPRRARLARRAGVGGGAKGGGPGALGTRPAFEVPAIVVEDARGKRRSSLDGSESAKTSLQVTNLVSAIVFLYDSLTGVPILVVSFFSLKSDSAPPWMVLAVLWCSMAQTLLLPSFIWSCERYRADVRTVWEQCVAIMSEEEGDDDGGCDDYADGRVCKVRFDANGATGPGGRDPSQVKLLPGRHMLFPPLERVHYLQVPLSRRLSHDETNIFSTPRAPGSILHKWSSSDDIRVLPAQSRALGGPPEYLGRRQRLEDEEDEEEAEGGGLASLRQFLEGGMLGSGGGPPRGPGFFREEITTFIDETPLPSPTASPGPSPRRPRPLGLSPRRLSLGSPDSRAVGLPLGLSAGRRCSLTGGEGSARPWGGSWGPGNPIFPQLTL
- the P3H3 gene encoding prolyl 3-hydroxylase 3 isoform X2: MLRLLRLLLLLLLLPPPGSPEPPGLAPLSPGAPPQAPDLLYADGLRAYAAGAWARAVALLREALRSQAALGRARHDCGARCAAEPGAALPAVLLDAPGPDSGPGPARGTWERLLLRAALRRAECLTQCGAQRLGPGGAARLRVGSALRDAFRRREPYNYLQRAYYQLKKLDLAAAAAHTFFVANPTHLQMREDMAKYRRMSRVRPQSFRDLETPPHWAAYDDGLELLGRQEAGLALPRLEEALQESLAQMESCRAGCEGPEEQQREEEEEEGAGSQGGLYETIAGHWIRVLQCRQRCVGDTATRPGRSFPVPDFLPSQLRRLHEAHAQVGNLSQAMENVLSVLLFYPEDEPAKKALNEYQAQLGEPRPGLGPREDIQHFILRSLGEKRQLYYAMEHLGASFKDPDPWTPAAVIPEALREKLREDQEKRPWDHEPSQPKPLTHWKDVLLLEGVTLTQDARQLNGSERVVLDGLLTPAECGVLLQLAKDAAEAGARSGYRGRRSPHTPHERFEGLTVLKAAQLAQAGAVGSQGAKLLLEVSERVRTLTQAYFSPERPLHLSFTHLVCRSAIEGEQDQRMDLSHPVHADNCVLDPDTGECWREPPAYTYRDYSGLLYLNEDFRGGDLFFTEPNALTVTAQVRPRCGRLVAFSSGGENPHGVWAVTRGRRCALALWHTWAPEHREQEWTEAKELLKEPEEEEEEDEEEEMPSKDPSPEPPSRRLPRVQDKAGKPPRLREEL
- the P3H3 gene encoding prolyl 3-hydroxylase 3 isoform X1, whose amino-acid sequence is MLRLLRLLLLLLLLPPPGSPEPPGLAPLSPGAPPQAPDLLYADGLRAYAAGAWARAVALLREALRSQAALGRARHDCGARCAAEPGAALPAVLLDAPGPDSGPGPARGTWERLLLRAALRRAECLTQCGAQRLGPGGAARLRVGSALRDAFRRREPYNYLQRAYYQLKKLDLAAAAAHTFFVANPTHLQMREDMAKYRRMSRVRPQSFRDLETPPHWAAYDDGLELLGRQEAGLALPRLEEALQESLAQMESCRAGCEGPEEQQREEEEEEGAGSQGGLYETIAGHWIRVLQCRQRCVGDTATRPGRSFPVPDFLPSQLRRLHEAHAQVGQEDSHLLSFGAVVESSGDGSQGSFCPCGFSPSFNSLLSSSPLNSAYPAQDEPAKKALNEYQAQLGEPRPGLGPREDIQHFILRSLGEKRQLYYAMEHLGASFKDPDPWTPAAVIPEALREKLREDQEKRPWDHEPSQPKPLTHWKDVLLLEGVTLTQDARQLNGSERVVLDGLLTPAECGVLLQLAKDAAEAGARSGYRGRRSPHTPHERFEGLTVLKAAQLAQAGAVGSQGAKLLLEVSERVRTLTQAYFSPERPLHLSFTHLVCRSAIEGEQDQRMDLSHPVHADNCVLDPDTGECWREPPAYTYRDYSGLLYLNEDFRGGDLFFTEPNALTVTAQVRPRCGRLVAFSSGGENPHGVWAVTRGRRCALALWHTWAPEHREQEWTEAKELLKEPEEEEEEDEEEEMPSKDPSPEPPSRRLPRVQDKAGKPPRLREEL